From the Candidatus Zixiibacteriota bacterium genome, the window GGGTCCGAGATGCCTTAAATAAGTATATGCCCGAACCATATTGGCGAAATTACCGTAGAACGAATGCATCCTCCCGATGCTTTCAGGGCGATCGTAATCAAAGAAATATTTACCATCTTTTTCGGCCACGACCGGTTTGGGTAAAAACGGTATCAATTCATCGGTAACAGCCAACGCCCCCGCTCCGGGACCGCCGCCGCCGTGAGGAGTCGAAAAAGTCTTATGCAGATTGTAATGCACTATATCAAATCCCATATCGGCCGGGCGTGCTTGACCCAACAGAGCGTTTAGATTTGCCCCATCCATGTAAAGCAACCCGCCGGCATCATGAACGATTTTGGCGATTTTCTCAATTTCCATTTCGAACAATCCCAGCGTATTGGGATTGGTAATCATTACCCCCGCCGTTTCCTCATCCATAACCTCGGCGATATGATCGGCGGAGATGGTACCCTTATCCGACGAGGTAAACTGACATACCAGATATCCGGATAAAATCACCGAAGCCGGATTGGTTCCGTGAGCCGAATCGGGAATCAGAATTTTCTTCCTGACGTCTCCCCGCTTTTTCATCGCCGCCCGAATCAATAGCAATCCCATCAATTCACAATGAGCCCCGGCCACAGGTTGAAGCGTAGCCTGATTAAATCCGGTAATCGTCGCCAGCATTTCAGCCAGCTCATACATCAACCGCAAGGCTCCTTGGCATTCGTCAATCGGTGTCAACGGATGCAATTTGGCAAAGCCATGAAGTCCGGCAATAGCGTCATTGACTTTCGGATTATATTTCATCGTGCATGAACCCAGGGGATAAAATCCTTTGTCAATGTGATGATTGCGGGTGGATAGTTCTAAATAGTGCCGGACCAATTCCGGTTCCGATATTTCAGGTAACGTCGGCGCGTCCTGACGGCGGAATTTCTCGGGTATCAACTGATTTACCGTATCCTCTCCCGATTTCAATTCCGGCAGGGAAAATCCCGATCTACCCGATCGGGATTTTTCATAAATTAAAATTTCGTCGTTCATATTGATAGGATCAGCCGCCTTCGGTTTCCTCCGGCGGGTTTTCTATTTCTTTTATTTGTCGTTTAACCCAATTGGTATCTTCGGAATCAGGATATTTTTCCAAAAATTCCTTGAACAGGCGCAGAGCTTCATCGTTATCGCCTTTTTTCTTCAGGCTATACGGAATATAAACCTCGGCGTCTTGAATTAAATCCGAGTCGGGGTAATCATTAATAAAAGCCTTAAATGCGGCGATAGCCTCATCGTATTTTTCTGCCCG encodes:
- the gcvPB gene encoding aminomethyl-transferring glycine dehydrogenase subunit GcvPB translates to MNMNDEILIYEKSRSGRSGFSLPELKSGEDTVNQLIPEKFRRQDAPTLPEISEPELVRHYLELSTRNHHIDKGFYPLGSCTMKYNPKVNDAIAGLHGFAKLHPLTPIDECQGALRLMYELAEMLATITGFNQATLQPVAGAHCELMGLLLIRAAMKKRGDVRKKILIPDSAHGTNPASVILSGYLVCQFTSSDKGTISADHIAEVMDEETAGVMITNPNTLGLFEMEIEKIAKIVHDAGGLLYMDGANLNALLGQARPADMGFDIVHYNLHKTFSTPHGGGGPGAGALAVTDELIPFLPKPVVAEKDGKYFFDYDRPESIGRMHSFYGNFANMVRAYTYLRHLGPNGVKRVSENAVLNANYLKERLKEAFEVPFNGICQHEFVLSGNKQKKRGVRTGDIAKRLLDFGIHAPTIYFPLIVPEAIMIEPTETESKETLDYFADVMLQIDKEIDSNPDIVREAPYETPVRRLDEVKATKTLDICYTE